The nucleotide sequence AAGCAGATAATAAAGAAGTCATAGAAGATGCTGATGATGACCATGATGTTTCTTTAGCTAAGATAAAGGAACAAACTTTGAAAGCAGCTCAAGAAGATAGTGTATTGAGGGACAGCAATAGGGTTTACGGGTTTAACCTTTTTAATACCAAAAACCTTACTTTTGAACCGAGCATTAACATTCCTACACCCAAAAACTACCAGCTTGGTGCGGGAGATGAGTTGGTTATCGATATATGGGGAGCTTCGCAACAGAACTATCGTCAAACCATCAGTCGCGAAGGTACTATTAATATTGTTGGTATAGGGCCGGTATATGTAAATGGCCTCAATGTAGATCAAGCATCTAATAGGATTATCAACCGTTTGTCATCTATATATAGTGGCCTTAAAACAAGTGGGGGACGAGCTGCCAATACCTATGCCCAAGTAAGTCTTGGTCGGGTGAGAAGTATTAAGGTCAGTCTTGTAGGCGAGGTAGAAACACCAGGGACATATACCTTGTCATCCTTGTCTACTGTATTTAACGCTTTGTATGTTTCAGGCGGCCCCTCTGAAAACGGGTCTTTCCGAAATATTGAAGTTTGGAGGGAGAATAAAAAGATAGCTGTATTAGATGTATATGACTTTTTGGTGCAAGGAGACCAGCAAAATAACATCAGATTGCAAGATCAGGATATTATCCGCATAAGGCCTTATGATCAACGTGTTAGAATAGAGGGAGAGGTTAAACGAGAAGGTTTCTTTGAAATGAAAAAAGGAGAAACTGTAGAGGATCTTTTGGAGTTCGCCGGAGGGTTTTCTGATCGTGCTTATACAAATAGAGTAAAGATTAAGAGGAACACAGGCAAAGAACGGAGGATGTTGGATATACTTATGGCGGATGCTCGAAACCTTATATTAGATAATGGAGATGTTGTTTATGTGGACCCTATCTTGGATAGGTTTGAAAATCGTGTAGAAATAGTAGGAGCAGTGTTCCGTGAAGGGGATTTTGAGCTATCGGAAGGTATGACTGTAAAAGGACTTATTGACAAAGCCGATGGACTTCGTGGGGATGCTTACCTTCACCGTGCCGCAATATATAGAACCCGTGATGACTTTACCATTGAAGTATTGCCAATCGACTTGACAAAGATCATGAATGGTGAAAGTGAGGATATTGAGCTTGTAAGGGAAGACCTTATTAGGGTGTCTTCAATTTATGAATTAAGGGACAAGTTTAGCGTCTCTATTTCGGGGGATGTGCATAAAGAGGGAGATTTTCCTTATATGGAAAACCTGACATTGAAGGACTTTATTTTACAAGCTGGCGGGTTCAAAGAGTCTGCATCTATAGAAAGGATAGAGGTGGCCAGACGTGTGCGTAATGCAGACCCGACTTCAGCTAAGAGTAAAATTGCAGAAGTGTACCACTTTGATGTTGATGAGAACCTAAGCTTGAGTGATAAAGATTCAGAGTTTGTGCTAAGTCCATTCGACCATGTTTATGTCAGGAGAGCACCGGGATATGAAGTGCAACATAATGTAGAAATTGAAGGAGAGGTCTTGTATCCTGGACGTTATGCTATACAGGATAAAGATGAGCGAATTTCTGATTTACTGGCAAGATCAGGAGGCTTAACTGCATCTGCCTACCCAAGGGGTGCCAGATTGGAACGGAAGTTAGCCAATACTGGGACAGTAGATATAGATTTGCACAAAATTATGGAGAAGCCCAAAGGAGACGAAGATTTAATATTAATGGAGGGTGATGTGCTAAAGATTCCTTTAAAACTTCAAACAGTAAAAGTTAAAGGAGAAGTGCTATTTCCTAGAAGTGTGCGGTATGAAGAAAACAGAAGCTTCAAAAACTACGTATCTCAGGTAGGGGGATTCAATAAACAAGCCTTGAGAAGGAAAACCTACGTGGTTTATGCCAATGGAGAAGTGGCACGGACAAGGAATTATCTGCTTTTTAAAGATTACCCAAAGGTAGAACGTGGAGCAGAGATTATTGTTCCAGAGAAACCAGAAAGAAGAAAAATGACTACTCAGGAAGCGCTAGGATTGGGTACTGGGTTTGCTTCGCTCGGTATGGTTATTGTTACCCTGATTAATATGCTTAATTAATGTCGGTTAAGAATGAAAGAAGCGGAAACTAAAGATACAGTTTTTGAAGGAAAAGAAGTTTTGACTAATCTCCCAGAAGATGACAATGATTCTAATCTTCTAGAAACTTTCAAGATTCTTTG is from Cytophagaceae bacterium ABcell3 and encodes:
- a CDS encoding SLBB domain-containing protein; translated protein: MCFFNTRIAVLFLVVFQLLFIADHSYGQQNLSARDLQNINVDELSDDQIRNFIKQAEKSGYSEQELEMAARAKGMKADQIAKLRERVNQLSMQQDSAMAEADNKEVIEDADDDHDVSLAKIKEQTLKAAQEDSVLRDSNRVYGFNLFNTKNLTFEPSINIPTPKNYQLGAGDELVIDIWGASQQNYRQTISREGTINIVGIGPVYVNGLNVDQASNRIINRLSSIYSGLKTSGGRAANTYAQVSLGRVRSIKVSLVGEVETPGTYTLSSLSTVFNALYVSGGPSENGSFRNIEVWRENKKIAVLDVYDFLVQGDQQNNIRLQDQDIIRIRPYDQRVRIEGEVKREGFFEMKKGETVEDLLEFAGGFSDRAYTNRVKIKRNTGKERRMLDILMADARNLILDNGDVVYVDPILDRFENRVEIVGAVFREGDFELSEGMTVKGLIDKADGLRGDAYLHRAAIYRTRDDFTIEVLPIDLTKIMNGESEDIELVREDLIRVSSIYELRDKFSVSISGDVHKEGDFPYMENLTLKDFILQAGGFKESASIERIEVARRVRNADPTSAKSKIAEVYHFDVDENLSLSDKDSEFVLSPFDHVYVRRAPGYEVQHNVEIEGEVLYPGRYAIQDKDERISDLLARSGGLTASAYPRGARLERKLANTGTVDIDLHKIMEKPKGDEDLILMEGDVLKIPLKLQTVKVKGEVLFPRSVRYEENRSFKNYVSQVGGFNKQALRRKTYVVYANGEVARTRNYLLFKDYPKVERGAEIIVPEKPERRKMTTQEALGLGTGFASLGMVIVTLINMLN